Proteins from a genomic interval of Flammeovirgaceae bacterium SG7u.111:
- a CDS encoding lactoylglutathione lyase family protein: protein MIDNQYPKSFSHIGITVPDIHKAVEFYQEVMGWYVIMTPSTVKKEQETAIGQMCIDVFGEDWETFEIAHMSTSDGIGIELFSFPHGVKEAPAFSPFNTGLFHFCVQDPDIENLTKKIVEYGGKQRMPIREYYPNEKPYKMVYVEDPFGIVFEIYTHSYELTYSSGAYQK, encoded by the coding sequence ATGATAGACAACCAATATCCCAAATCGTTTTCGCACATAGGAATTACTGTTCCGGACATCCATAAAGCGGTTGAGTTTTACCAAGAAGTAATGGGCTGGTATGTGATAATGACTCCGTCTACGGTCAAAAAAGAGCAAGAAACAGCCATAGGCCAAATGTGTATTGATGTATTTGGAGAAGACTGGGAAACCTTCGAAATTGCCCATATGTCAACTTCAGATGGAATAGGAATTGAACTATTTTCTTTCCCTCATGGGGTAAAAGAAGCTCCTGCATTCAGCCCTTTCAACACTGGTTTGTTTCACTTTTGTGTCCAAGACCCCGACATAGAAAACCTAACAAAGAAAATAGTTGAATATGGCGGGAAACAGCGCATGCCCATACGGGAGTATTACCCAAATGAAAAGCCCTACAAAATGGTTTATGTGGAAGATCCGTTCGGAATCGTATTCGAGATCTACACCCACAGTTATGAACTCACCTATTCCTCTGGAGCTTATCAAAAGTAA